TCCAAGACATTTCAACTTTTACCAGACTGAAGGTTTAGAAACCTAATCAAATGGATTAAAATACTCACTCAGAACTCTTGCTTTAATAAAATCTTCCCATCACTTGTACCTTCAGACAATAGTATCTTTCTGGCAACTAAATGCCAATGGATGAGTTTATTACAAGTAGACATGGATTACAGTTACTTCTGTTACATCTTTCATAACAAGGATGTTGTATTTTGAGTTGCAATATTTTCACTGGCTTTTAGGTCAGATAACTTTCATGGGTGAACTATAAGGAAACTTGAATTTGTATTGTCTTGTAGGGATTTAAGGTTGTGGTAAGACAGTGTCTctataagaaatacagaaatctAATTTGAGGACATGCTAAAACACAtcaataactttttatttaaatagaagaatCAAAActttaaagttacttaaaaaatcattcatggaagtaattaaaacaaagttttacagATTCTAAATTCTCTTGTGAAATATCACTAGTATTTTTGCCAATatcatatgcatattttaaaggttttactgACTTCCATGTCAAGTGTTTGACATGATTAGCAATATTAACTATGATTATGATGAGACCTCTGAAAATTAAGTCTAGGCAACTTCCCTGTTGCCAAAGTTGTTATAATGTTTTGGTTCTAATACAATAGGAGACTAACCTGAAGCAAGCGATtgattatttcacattttctaaagATAGGGATTTCACTTTCCACAAAGTCCTGTCATATTTCACAGCAGAAAAATGACTTAGCAGAGGGAAGTTCAGAAACAACCTCCCCTCTCACTCATCCACAGCGGATGCTAGATTTGATTCAAATacaggaggcagggatgggaaaGAGTCATCCTGGTCAGTCCCACTTTCAAATTAATTAGGatggtgaaagaaaaataaaatgaagtttttattcttctaaatCCTAACTTAAAATAGGATTGCccaaaatgtctaaaattaaaaaaaaaaaacacctaagaTAATACCAAAGACTATGTgctaaaatttacttatttactttaaaaagaaaatctcctgCACTGAAGGAAAATAGTATAAAGTACATTACCAACCTTCAAAAGTTAGCATGTAAAGAGTATTCTAGCTTCAAACCATTGCCTTTCTTAAAGTATTCTATAGGAAATTCATGGATCAAAAACAAATACAGGGGCCTCAAATGCACTGATTAATAATcttaaatatcaaaaaagaaaagtaacttaGCTCTGTGGGTAAGAAGAAGCAAAATTTCAGGGACTTAGTATCTTAATCTTTAAGtgatcatacaatttttttttttagagttgaGCAGtttaagtagaaataaatacTAGTACACGCTAGAAGAGAAGGTTTAATAATtgataaaaaatgtacaaaaatattcaaatcagAAATGCTTTAGAATGTGTACCATGAAGTCAATACTTCTCAGTGAATAGGGAAGGTAAAAACTTCCTcaatgaaaaaaagcaagagaaaagatcggattaaaaaaaaaaaagacaactgttAAATTGTTTACGTCAacaatgatttttgttttagacaAGGATATTGCAACCATCACCTAAAGTTTGGTGGCACATTCTTTAGTAGGTCCTTAAGGCAAGATATTTAAACTAATTTACAATTTGATTTgatgttaactttttaaacatcACCTCAAAATAATGCCCTCACAAtagcctttttaaaatgtattcagatgtttcataaaaaataatggtGGCTTTATTATAGTAGTGCTCATTAGCACCACTACAGTTAAGGGTCTACCAGGTTTCCATTAAGAACACCCATTTCTGAGTTCACCATAAAAGATCACGTCGGCTTTTACCAGTCGGGTAGTGCACAAAAAAGCAGTTTTATCAGTTGCTGGTGCTTTTTTTTGTACTACTAGatatcaaaaattttttattatatcttcaAAATCCAACTTCTATAAAGTAAATCAAATCACCTCATGACTTAGACTTTAGAACAAAGTAGAGACATCTGCAGTTATCAGAAAATTGCCACCTTTAATCCATCCTGCAGTGCCCTATGAAAGGGTCACAGAAAGACAGTTATGACCGTAGGAAAATATGATTCTTGATACAGAAtcaaaagttattttcaatttcctttgcttttataaagTCCACAATAACAATACttaaatgcactttttttttttctgtgatataaTTAAAACCCAGTGTTATTTCAACTGAACTTAAAATAGAGTCCCTGGTCTGAATTAGACTTTAAATCATACTGTAAACATATTTGGTATAATTTATTGATCATCATCCAGTTGCTCCAAAAGGGTCCTTCTGCGCTTTTCCAATTCCCCTTCACTCAGTTCACTGCCAGAAGTATCCCAATtaccctgaaaataaaattacatttgaagTCAGTACTCAAAACGTTAAATAGTGAtgaaactttgaaaaaagaaCCCAAAACCTATATAGATTCTCTTCTACAGAAACAAACACACCACAGGATTTAAAGACTGACCTCTTTCCTAAAAGCCTGTTAATGGATTAACTAAGTACTCTTTGCTTATATTATGGGATATACTTGGAATTCTGAGACTTCTGTTTACTTCTTGGTTTACATTAATATGTAGACCAGGGAGAATAGTTCATACCagtttataaatgtaaaacatcTTGTTTCCATTCAATGGAAGCTGGGTGTTCTATTCCTAGGTATTATATCCTTgttaatttttcagattctagGTTGTCCTATAAGTGTTTTATATTACAGAAAAGTAGTATGCTGTAATCATACTATTGTGCCCAGATAAGCATTCAAGATTTATGAGCAGGACAACACTTaggctggaaaaaaatttaaaaaataaaaatactgcattaTCTGTgagaaaattatctttgaaaagtaGACAGTtcacctctcttcctttctcctttacaGATTTCACTTAACCTACTGTCAGGAAGAAACTATTAAGCTGCTAAGTAAGCATAGAGGAAAACATTCATTCCTCGCCACGGATGTGCATCAGACTCACCagtgcagctttaaaaaaaacaaaaacctccacCCTATTCCCACTGAGTCAATATCCAGAGGGAGGACCAGGGTTTATCTATACAGTTTAAACTCTCAATTGGTGATTCAGCGGTATTACACTTGCTAAGCCCACAGCATTGGTAGAAGGAATGGCAAGGTGAAAAAGGCATGTTACTGCGCTCTggcatacacaaacatacacacacacatatgggaAACTAAGGATTAATTTTGTAATTTGATATTAAAATAGTAGCTTTCGCTTATATGATCCTCCTATCCATTTGCCCTCACCTCTCCTCTCTAATGATTAGTTACTGGGGagctacagaattttttttttttttaaggaatataaaaTTTAGGATGCTTAAATTGGGTCATTCATGATCACTTAGGTTAGAAAACTATTTTGTGTGAAAGGCAGTTAAATGAcacttttgtattttgaaaatacaggtaTGAAAGAATTCCTAAATAAATACTTACAGAAtcctttccagtctttttcttagGTGATTTGTGTTTTGATTCTGATCTTTGTCTAGTTCTATCTTTTTCGCTTTCccggtctttttcttttttatccttctCTCGTTCAGCATCTGACTCTGGAGAGtcctgtgtaaaaaaaaaaaaaaaagcatcttgaTGAAGAAaccattctaatttttaaaaaatccttatgtaggtaatatttacatattataacAGGGTATGTGTTCCTAGAGTGGTGAAATTTGAATTGTGAACCTCAAGGATTCTGCTACACTCCCAGGATTCACAGAAGGATGATGGTCTTTCCTATGGGAAGGATGACTGACATTCTGATAAGAGTAAAATACCACTATGAGCTTCACTAAATTAGACATGAAGGTACATTTAAATCTTAGGTACACATCAAGATACACGAATCTTGAGAACTGAGAGTAGAGGAAGAAGCTGTGTAGACATTTAAACTGTGGTTCTCAACAACAGCTGCAATACATcagtataaaacacacacacgctAGGGGCATTCTCTAAGATTAATGCAAAAAACCAGAGTGGGAATCTTaacactgtttatttttttccccaaagctcaCCAGAAGATTTCACTGGTAGATTAAGGTGAACAGACTATACGACTCTTGCGTTTAGGTGCCCTGGCCTGCACTGACTACAAAGGACTAGATAGAAAATCAGGCTCTAAGCCACTGAGGAAGTTTAAGGGCAGAAGCCGAGATGCAGGATGAAAATTAAGAGGTTGCTTACAGATTTATGTcttctcttcttgcttttcttcttatGTTTTTTTGACTTCTTATAACTTCTCTCTAAagcaggatgaaaagaaaaaaaagtcagaatttgAGGACATCCAAGTGTCAATGATTTTAATCAAGTTAAAAGATACATTTACCAGATTCAGCGCTAGAAGAATGTTCTGAAGCAGAACGAGACTCTGATcgctgtctttttttctttgagtggCTGTCATCATCATCTGAATCTGACCcctaaataatacaaataaagtttaatttgtaATGATACtaacaaatatttcaattttcaatACACGTGTGGTGCACTTTTAAATAAACTTCCTTACCGATCGAGAACGGGAACGTTTCCTGTGatgctttttagattttttagaaTGTTTCTTATTCTTTGAATGATGATGTTGACATTCATGctacaggagaaaagaaaaaaatttcagaagtttATACTTGACAGAGCAGATCATAAAAGAATAACTAGCTTTACAAATAAGTTCTCAGAGTAAAACCGCTTTCATTTTGCATATCTGGGACGTATTCCCctcttgaaactgaaaagaattatcacttaaaatgttctcttctgtTCCTTAACTATCCTGTACTCACTCATTTAGACCTCTAAACacaacaatgtttaaaaatattaataaatactttttgtaGCAGTGAGATAGTGTGGGTTCAGCAGAGACAACTGATACCCTTCTTTATAAAGGCACAATCTCTAGAAAAGTCCACTGCtttcagaaataatgaaatacaatTACATTCACACATGATTTGGTGAATGTGGCTTTGGTTAGCACACTGGGCTCAGCACTGAGATAAACAACTACCTCAGAACTATCTTTTAAGATACAGGAGGTTGGTCTcagaaattaaatgcaaaatctATTCTTTGATTAAACCCATGTGGCATTCCCTTCCTAGTCAAACTTAAGACATCCAAAGGCAATCTAGTAACTAATCCAAatgaaatcagaaagagaaatgttaCCTCTTTTAACTCTTTTACTAACTCAGTTACCAGGCTAGTAACAAATAGGAAATGCTGCAGCAAAAGCTCCTCGTCTCCAAACATATCTAAGGCTTTGAAAACTGTTTTACTTTACAAGTAAGTGGAAATGAAAAATCTAGTAAAgggactctgattttttttttttttttatgtcactgAATGCCaattcttctccctttcttcctcaagGCCCAGATTACTGGGATCCAAAACATATTCCAGTATGTTCAGCCCTTCCCTATGCTACATCATTAGCTCCATTTATGACCTCACCACTTGACTCTCAGCACAGGTCATGAATCTTATTGAAGATTCTTGAATTGGGGGAAAATGTTAAGACACTACCTAGAACAgagcttttcaaaattaaatgtacattttagtGCCtgaaaatcttgttaaaatgattCTGATGCAGGATTTCTGCCGAAGGGGCCTTAAGTCCTGCACTTCTAAAGAGCTTCCAGGTAATGCAGATGCTGATATGAAACATATTTTGAGTAGGAAAGATCTAGAGACCAACAGAAGTAGACGGAGAGGCAGCTGGGAAACTATAAACAATACATGTGGGTACATGTTAACTGTTGTCAACATCgatattcaagaaaaataaatccaatgaaATAGTCAACAGTGTATTAAGTGACCTGCAATACCCCATGACCATGCAACACTCTATTATTAAGTACGTGCtagctttcagcttttctgtaaagtATCAATTTCTTTATAACTGACAGCATATCTGTTAAAAGCACTGGCCCTTGAGTCAAACCACCTGGGTTGGAATCCCTTCCCTGCAAattgctctctctctgcctcagtttgctcatctataaCTTCATAGGGTCGTTGTCAGCATTAAGTTCATATATGTAACATGTGTAAAACAATTAGAACAGCTCTTGGCCCACATAGGCACCAAATACTATTATTCAGGTAACTACTGGTCAATTAACCATTACTTACTATCTACAAGTGCCTACCTGAAATCTTCATCAAAATACCCTTAATTCAGCTAACAGAGCAACTGGCAATTTTATCATTACTTTAACAAAAACTTACTACCTTATTCCACTTAAAGAACACCCCTGTCTAACGTAGTATAGTATTTGAAATGTGCTTAGAAGTTGTTTTCTATCTGCTTTTATAAGATTTTAAGTTCTCTTCAGGTTTACTAGCCATTCCATGTGACTGCTAAATTGCTGAATTTCTATAACattgtaaaaatatgaaaaagtaggAATAGTCTCCATAAACAAATCTCTATTTCCATGCAAGcttagtttctttcacttaaaagcAGTTTCTATAGAATGCCATCCCAGGTAGTAAATACTTTTGTATAAAAGCAGTGTAATTTAAGAAACACACTTTGATCATTCTAAATtcttcaatttttgtttgtttttatatattttgtaatatttcagCCACTTAGGAGAATAATAAAATTACCTCAAGCACATgcataaaatctttaaatattcgTTTCCTTTCAGACTCTAGAGTTATGTCCTCGAATGCTGGCTCTTTTACAAATCTCTCCCGGATCTGAAAAATTTAGATAGGAAACAAATGTGTGAATACATAGAAAAGTATACCAACACGACTAAAAGGTATCATAGCAAGCAAAAACTGTGACAGCCCAGTTCCTCTCAAAGCCTTTATTTCCTTCCCTGTAGTATTCCTAAGTGTAGTCAAGCTGACTTTATACTCTTCAAATAATTTCAGCTTATCTTTGTGGCTACAGgctataaaatgggaaagaaattaCTTAAATCTTCAGTTGTAAAGGAAGCagtttattagaaaaattttagtAGTATACATACATCTTCCCAGACAGCATCCAATTCTATTGGAGGAGTAGCTTGTTTCAACATACTCTTAAATGCAGATTCTTTTCGTTTCATCTTCCGagcctcctctttttctctttcacgTTCACGGGCTTCTGCCTTTtctagtaactttttaaaaatcatatttaattagTTATAATAGTACAATTGTAATTTGTGAATTAACTGAAATAATTCATTATTCTGTAAGTATTCTCCCATCATCTGTAAGTTAAGGGCCAACTTATAACACCAGTTAATTTTAGCAAAGGAAGCATAACATCAGCATCACCGAAATACACTTTCTTTTACACTTTACCCTGGAAGACTGTCCACTAGTCTGTAAAGCCCTATTCTTATTCCCTTGTTTGAATGGCCTACATACATTATTAAAAACTGTACTAATAATCTGTTTACAGCAATAAAGATGATAACTTACACTATTGAAAGCCAACTTAATATTTCCAGCATCTAATGTGGTTGATCTCTTAGTTGAGCTGATTATTGCCACAAAGTCTTCAAAAGTAGTATTTACTTCAACTACAAATCCTTTATcctaaaaaatagaaatcttgtTAATATTAATAACATAAATCAAAggaatatagtatttttaaaaataaactccagaGGAACACTTAATAGCAAGTATACTGTTTACCTTTAGAATGTCTTTTATTATCTTCTTCTCATCATGGTAACGTGCTTTAAGATCCTCAACATAAAACTTGAAAAGGTCAAGTGCAGTTGATCCTAATGAAAAAACTAAAGAAGTCAAAAGCTAGCTCTAATCAAAGAGCTGCaattactttttttgtttataaaacaaaagaaagcactccccctccccccaacacaacCACCTTTCCCTCTGTCCCATTTCAACTTTCGTAACTacaaattaggaaagaaaagaatctcaCCCGGCTGACCAAGCATATTAGTGAATCTAATGTCAGAACTAATTGTTGGATACAACTCCATCCAAGACGACATAGAATGCAGTTGTCCATGTTCATGCAGTTCATCTAAAAATATCTGGGGGAAGGGgacaacagtaacaaaataaaCCCATTATATACTGAAAAGCCATCTTCAAGGACATTAGAAAAACAGTTTAACATAGatgaaaatacacattaaaaacatCGGAACATTTAAAACTCTTCTAAAGAATACTTGCTCTTAGATGAAAGTAAAATCTGCTATTTggcaaaaaattattttgtacttttagagaaaaaaaccCTTGAAAAAGTAATTACCTTTCCAAGTTTTGGTTTACTGACCTTTAAGGTAGATCATCATTTCcagtttaaaaatttatgtgcAAATAAAGTCAAAACATTGGATATTATCTCAAATGAAAAAGCTAAAGAATATGTAATcatgtttaaagttttaaaatataatacctaATGTGTTCtgggcattttctttttaatttgattttattttctaagaggAAGATACAAAATTTTACCAAAGTGATACATTTAATAGTTTGGGGAGTAGGACTCAACCCCCATATCTAATTTCAAAacctatttcctttctttcacagtACTActataacttaaatttttatattctcaCTCCAATTTCTTCTCCTCTTTGCCCTTTTTTACTATTTGCTGACCTTCAGGGCAACATACTGGGATTTTAGTCCTCAGCAAGTTCCACATTTCCTGCTTCCCCAAATCCTTAGGGAGTTAATCCTATAAACAAATGTCTATAAAAAATTACGGTACAAATTCTGCTCCTAAAATTCCTGTACCTGCACTGctcagtatggtagccactagtcagATGTAGCTTCTGTAAGTATTATGAAGCATGGCTaatctgaactgagatgtgccaGCCATATATAACACACAATGttatattctgaatatttattttgaatattaccaaaaaaataaaatttaaaaatattgattgatttaatATCTCTTATGAAGAATTTGCAATGGTTTAAAATAAGGAGAACTATatgataaaatacaataaaaataaggaaatctgggccacagaaaatataacaaaaagttCAATACTACTAGGACTAAAGAAATGTGAAGAAGAAATCCTAATGTAAAGGCCACAAAGGTCTTTTAGCTAAGCCTTAAATATGGCTTTATATCCAATTAGCATGTGTCTGGCATGGTTTCTGATCACTATTGATATAGGCGGTGTTACCATGTTAAATTGGTTGTGCTGCAGATATTCAGCTCAGTAATTTTTCTCTGCTACTATCCTTCCTGTCAAAAGGCATATTCAGAACATcagtaaaatgaattaaaagagaCCCGAATCAAATTCTGGGTGCGGTAACAATCCCTGGTTTTAATAATACTCTGAATTGATCCCTCGGGAAACCACTAAGATAATAAAAGGAACCCATCAACAGTAGTAAATGTTAAGCTTTTACACAGAATTAGGACTGAAATAATGCTATTGGCTGTGACGTTTAAGATGATTAATGATCTTTGGCACAGTGGGGAGTTTTCTAAAAGCACTTTAAAGTGATCTAAAGCAAGCTaagttttgagaaccactgctttagggGATGACAAGGTATTCTACCCTACACCAAACAACTGTTctttcaagaaataaaacttatttaaGCCACTGTAACTTAGTGCTTAGCCTAATACAATGTTTAATGAAAGAGACCCTATAATTAAAAGATGCCAcagattcaaattctggctccactACTCAGTAGTTGAATTTGGGCAagtacttcacctctctgagcccatttcCTTAACTATTTAAATGGACATGACAAAAACAGTACTTACTTTCATAAGATAAGGCTGTCATAAAAATTAAGaggttataaattttaaatgtaagcaaTCAGCTAATTCCAACTACTATATTATTATTGAAATGGGAATCTggtgaaatataaaatgtaaaaattcactGCTTCATGATAGTCTCCATTACTGAGAGTATAAAAGTGATACCTGGAGGTAAAAATAAGCCACTGGCCTATATAAAGTATATGTAATTTTAGATCCTCTGTATAGTATTTAAGAAATTATGGCCCATCCTCATAACTATACCACACCCTTCCCTATGGTTTTCTAGAGCCAAAAATAACCAATTAGTATCAATGACGCATCCCACATTTTACTTTCAGTCTTCCCTCATATTATTCCTCTTTCCCAAGTGAAGCATTATCTATCAGGACTCACTCTGAATACCAAGTCTGCTACAGTTTATGTTCCCCTAATCTGAAATGGCTACTCTCCTTGAGTGCATTCATAACTAACTGTAGAACTTAAGAGCTAAATGTGTATGGATCCTGTGCAAAGCCCAAGTTAATGATCTGTGAGATCAGCATTCTCCAAATTGTTTCTATCACTGTTAAAGCTCACTAGCcacattataaaataaagctagaaagcagttttttttaattacctgaaAAGATTCTCTATTTTTACGCTGTCGTCTCCTTTCCCTCAAcaaactcttctgtttttcttcttcttcttccttttctaaagcCCGAATGTGTTCTTCAAAGCAAATTaatgcatcttctttatccatgtctagaatttttcagttaaaaaaaaatttaaatgtcaagtAACAGTGaacagtttaattttttgaagtaacTTCCtacaaaattcaaattcattttacCAGAATACTTCTATTTAAGCTCAAATATGACTTTTAATTATCTAAATAggaaatgtttaaggaaaaatttcaaaatgacctCATTAAAATAAGATACTCTGAATCCAAGGATGAAACAAAGACAATGCATAtgacacaataaaaataaaattattatgacACAATTTGTCAGCAGTATCAGAATTACCCAAGGAGCTTTTCAAAGTATAGAATGCTAGGCCTTATCTCAAATCTACTGCAGCATGGTATTCAGAGGGGTAATCAAGAAggttataatttaaaaaccaacCAGGTAGGTCAGAAAAAGACAGAACCTAGTGAAGCTTACTGTAAAATGATGCTAATgcattttttttgccttttgtaaaTTTCTAAAGCCATTAACCTCGAGAGAACAGCATGAGTAAAATGTGGTCATTAATTTGGTTCCCAGTAAGTCACATATAATGGCAAAGGACAGTTTCAGGCTTAACCTAATAAACATATTTCAAGGATTATCTGATAAAGCTAACTTcagattttgagaaaaatattttgtcctGAATCACAAAACTCAATTAGAAAGAAATATCCTATTTGGAAGCACATGAAACACTATTTCAGGAATGgacaattatataaaattcagtttctgatctcattaaaaaaagagcatTTTTCACGGCTGGACTACTTTTTGTACTATCTCCCACTTAGTCATCATTCTTACTCTGTAATTCCTCGTCTTCTGCAAATGTTGGATTATCCATCAGATACTGCTGGGCTTCAGACCAAGTAGTAGAGTATGTTACGTTAGCCATGTTGTCAAGTATGTTTTTCAAGGCTTCCCAATTCCTTTTTCGCAACTGCTTTGCTTGCTCCTAAATTTTAAGtatgaaagtatattttaaagttcaaaGAAAGTATTATATCTGAACAGCAATTAGTgaatgtttctccacattctaactGATTACCAAATTTGAAACGTTACCCAATTACTTTAAATACCAACACTATTGACATTTCCAGTGCTCTTCCCTAACTTCTTGGCTTGGTActtaagttctattttttttttacctctattCTAAAGCCAGAATCTGGaattctccctctccccagctcccttaCAAAATCTCTTTCCACAACCATGCATTATAGACACAGTCTAAACTAAAGTTACTGCAGATAAATCACATAATGGGTAAATGCTAATGTATTCAACCACTTTCAGTTATTGTCAAATTTTTGTTAATAATACTGACATTTCTATAAGTCTCCTGGAAAGACTGCATAATACACAACTTAGTGCATAACAAAACAGACATGAGCAAAAGAGGTGCTTTAAAATACTGTCCTACAAATACATTTCATGGTAACAATTACACTTTACTGCCATTCTgataaaagaatcaaataaatgcATAGTAAGTAAAAATACTGAGTATATTTTAAACCTAATGAGCTAAGAAAAAAGGGTATTCTTCAAAGTGGGCATAAAACAGCCAATTAATGACAATTTAAGTATTAGTTGCATAAACCTCTACCTACTTTGTTCACATCAATACTTAACTATATAGGTGCTATTTTTAAGCCTAACTTCTAATAAATAGCTCTGCTGCACCATATAAACTAGTcgataaaacaacaaaaatggatCATGTAATAAAGTAactcaattagaaaaaagaaacatcttgttttatataaaaataccaataaGAGTGAAgaataccttttctttttttgaaagaaagaataaaacatctTCGTAGATTTCAAGACGATCACGTTCTGATATTGCATTCCAGACTTCCATCTCTCCAAACATTTGCTCTGCTTTTCTATtcattaaaaagagtaaatgttaccCGAcattatacaataaaaattaattttaaacgaCTTTAATTTTATACTAAACTTAAAACCACTATTCTTTTCCACTCTTTAGTTCATAactatattataaaagaaaacttttggataattaagaaaaataacagcTTAGGCCTTGATTTCTCCTTAGATATAGAGGGGTAATTCCAACTGAGTAAGGTGTTTTGTTAAGACTATCTCTACTTCTCAGGTTAGCTACAGACTATCAAACTGCCCATGGAACTAAATTATAGACttcaaaaaactgttagaaatttAGTTAACAGATAAAATATggctatttaaagaaatgaagagttCTTCACTAAGGCTTTTCTgtaaaactgaggaaaataagaaaacacaaagggaaaatgaacATAATAGCCtattctaaaaatgttaataCTGAGTTatcaacaattttaaataaagcactCCAAAATAAAGAGTGCTAtataaaagtgaattttcaaaatGCTATACATAATGAAAGTAGCCTATTTCTATTCCAGAAATACAAAAACTTTTGATTGTTATATTAAGGAGAAATGAGTCAAACTTTGATTATTAAGTGAAATCTTTTCCCCCATTTTGTTCTAGTCAAGAACTCAAAGTCTACAGATTCCACATTTAATTACTGACTTATCTTTTACCTTATGAAACTGCCACATTCACAATCATAGCTCTATTTAATAAGCATTAACTCTGGATTAGTTACTAGACTTGGCAAAAAGTATGACACAGAAAAAGTGTAGCAATCATACATTATCATCACTAAAAATCTTACTTGTATCTAGTTGTAGAAGtcattttttcatgattttcaagAAAACGCTGAAAGGATTCCTTAGCCTCTTTGTATTTAGATcttgcttcttctttttcttctttctctgtctggacTTTATAAGCATTAAAGGcctgctttttttcactcaacttTG
The genomic region above belongs to Camelus ferus isolate YT-003-E chromosome 5, BCGSAC_Cfer_1.0, whole genome shotgun sequence and contains:
- the PRPF40A gene encoding pre-mRNA-processing factor 40 homolog A isoform X6, which codes for MCSGSGRRRSSLSPTMRPGTGAERGGLMMGHPGMHYAPMGMHPMGQRANMPPVPHGMMPQMMPPMGGPPMGQMPGMMSSVMPGMMMSHMSQASMQPALPPGVNNMDVAAGATSGAKSMWTEHKSPDGRTYYYNTETKQSTWEKPDDLKTPAEQLLSKCPWKEYKSDSGKPYYYNSQTKESRWAKPKELEDLEGYQNTIVAGSLITKSNLHAMIKAEESSKQEECTTTSAAPVPTTEIPTTMSTMAAAEAAAAVVAAAAAAAAAAAAANAGASTSASSTVSGTVPVVPEPEVTSIVATVVDNENTVTISTEEQAQLTSTPAVQDQSVEASSNTGEETSKQETVADFTPKKEEEESQPAKKTYTWNTKEEAKQAFKELLKEKRVPSNASWEQAMKMIINDPRYSALAKLSEKKQAFNAYKVQTEKEEKEEARSKYKEAKESFQRFLENHEKMTSTTRYKKAEQMFGEMEVWNAISERDRLEIYEDVLFFLSKKEKEQAKQLRKRNWEALKNILDNMANVTYSTTWSEAQQYLMDNPTFAEDEELQNMDKEDALICFEEHIRALEKEEEEEKQKSLLRERRRQRKNRESFQIFLDELHEHGQLHSMSSWMELYPTISSDIRFTNMLGQPGSTALDLFKFYVEDLKARYHDEKKIIKDILKDKGFVVEVNTTFEDFVAIISSTKRSTTLDAGNIKLAFNSLLEKAEAREREREKEEARKMKRKESAFKSMLKQATPPIELDAVWEDIRERFVKEPAFEDITLESERKRIFKDFMHVLEHECQHHHSKNKKHSKKSKKHHRKRSRSRSGSDSDDDDSHSKKKRQRSESRSASEHSSSAESERSYKKSKKHKKKSKKRRHKSDSPESDAEREKDKKEKDRESEKDRTRQRSESKHKSPKKKTGKDSGNWDTSGSELSEGELEKRRRTLLEQLDDDQ
- the PRPF40A gene encoding pre-mRNA-processing factor 40 homolog A isoform X1, encoding MCSGSGRRRSSLSPTMRPGTGAERGGLMVSEMESHPPSRGPGDGERRLSGSSLCSSSWVSADGFLRRRPSMGHPGMHYAPMGMHPMGQRANMPPVPHGMMPQMMPPMGGPPMGQMPGMMSSVMPGMMMSHMSQASMQPALPPGVNNMDVAAGATSGAKSMWTEHKSPDGRTYYYNTETKQSTWEKPDDLKTPAEQLLSKCPWKEYKSDSGKPYYYNSQTKESRWAKPKELEDLEGYQNTIVAGSLITKSNLHAMIKAEESSKQEECTTTSAAPVPTTEIPTTMSTMAAAEAAAAVVAAAAAAAAAAAAANAGASTSASSTVSGTVPVVPEPEVTSIVATVVDNENTVTISTEEQAQLTSTPAVQDQSVEASSNTGEETSKQETVADFTPKKEEEESQPAKKTYTWNTKEEAKQAFKELLKEKRVPSNASWEQAMKMIINDPRYSALAKLSEKKQAFNAYKVQTEKEEKEEARSKYKEAKESFQRFLENHEKMTSTTRYKKAEQMFGEMEVWNAISERDRLEIYEDVLFFLSKKEKEQAKQLRKRNWEALKNILDNMANVTYSTTWSEAQQYLMDNPTFAEDEELQNMDKEDALICFEEHIRALEKEEEEEKQKSLLRERRRQRKNRESFQIFLDELHEHGQLHSMSSWMELYPTISSDIRFTNMLGQPVFSLGSTALDLFKFYVEDLKARYHDEKKIIKDILKDKGFVVEVNTTFEDFVAIISSTKRSTTLDAGNIKLAFNSLLEKAEAREREREKEEARKMKRKESAFKSMLKQATPPIELDAVWEDIRERFVKEPAFEDITLESERKRIFKDFMHVLEHECQHHHSKNKKHSKKSKKHHRKRSRSRSGSDSDDDDSHSKKKRQRSESRSASEHSSSAESERSYKKSKKHKKKSKKRRHKSDSPESDAEREKDKKEKDRESEKDRTRQRSESKHKSPKKKTGKDSGNWDTSGSELSEGELEKRRRTLLEQLDDDQ